The Pagrus major chromosome 5, Pma_NU_1.0 genomic sequence CTGCCGCAGCGTGAAGGACGACGGAAGCTGCGAGGACGGCTACTCCCTGGTCTTCTCACGCAACCCCCGTGGCCTCCCCCCCGCCATCCAGAAAGTTGTCCGCCAAAAGCAAGAGGAGATCTGCATGGCCGGAGAGTTTCAGCCGGTGCTGCAGTCCGGTACGTACTCAGTCCATCACATCCAGCTAACAGAGCGACCGTTGAGCAAAAGGATTGAGTTGATGCACATCTTTATCTTtaacagttcaccaaaaaataattaaattcagtcgttatcttctcaccccaatgctgatagaaagtcgagggaagtttcgtagtccacaaaacatttctggaccaCCAGAAATAATTACTTAataataaaatggctccatacagctcatctggtgcAGCCCAAGTCTCCTGAGGCCCaaaagatcccaaactgattttaaaagaagttatttacatCCTTGTTCCAGCCGAAAGGTCAGCATCCTCAAAGTACAACAGAACATCATCAGCGTACAATGAAATACAGCATTGTCGGGcagcaactaacaattattgtCATTCtggattaatctgttgattattttccagAGTAATTGTTAAATTGTTTGGTAAACTTGTCccatgcacccacttcagacacaTTAACACGTTTACAACTAATCTGAACTGCTTTTATTCTCTATGTTTGGAGTAAATGTGACACTAAAACTGACCTAacactgtttcctctcctctattTCTGAACAGGAGCCTGCTAAACTCGTGCTGATCTGGAGTTTGTTCAGCCCTTCATCAGACTGGATTGATCATCTGACCCCAAGTGAAGATAGAGCACCtctcagaaacacaaagaggagaataATCCTTTTCATCTAAAGATTCGTTCCAACGTCACAGGAAAGAATAATCAGACAAATCCAAttcaacctttttaaaaaatgtcattaacaCCACCAAGATGAAAATATGTATCCAAGCCAAATCCAATGTAAACTATGACTGTTTGTACAGTATTGTCACACTGACGGGTAACATCTGCTCTGTGGAAACATCCTTTAATGGTGACAATAAATTTTGTAAAGAACCTCTGTTGcacttgtttttgtaaaaaacgACTGTCGGGAACGTTGATTAGTGATCAAACTTTTACTGATgcaaacatataaaacacaaagtataaaaaatagaaaattaaaaatctatAAACAGATTACAGATAAAAGATTAATGCAtccatttgatttgtttgtctgaTTGTAACAGTGAGATCAGTGAATGATTCATCTCATTGATCAgtgatattatttattttttgtaccaATAACAACATACAGGGAATCATAGTGATATAAATCATTTAACAATTAATTATATCCAGCTAACAAGTATTATGTGTGTATGCAAATGCATCATACTTGACATATTATTGTTCTGGGCCATTGGGCTGTTGTCCAAAATTATTAAAAACTAAAGTACCAGACATGTATTAATCCACTGTTTTAAGATCACCAGCCATGATAATCAGGTTTCTGTGAGCTTGATGCTGCCAGCAGCGAGTTTAAAAAGGTTTCTACCAGGACAGACTGTGTTCACTCCCTTTATCTATGCGCACAAGTTAATGAATCTACAGCAGCTTCAGAAATTAATGAATTTGGGCTGATGATTATTATATTCAATCACTTACATTCAATATTCTTAAAGTAGTCTGAGCAAAAACAAACTAATGACCCAGCCTGTGAAATGTAACGTCTGTATCATATAATCATCACACTGACCTCTTTAAAACACACCTAAGTTGTAGAAAACAGTATAAAACACCTGAAATGAATATTGACCTTGGTCTACTGCTCCTCTGAGTACCTCTCTGGCAGCGAGTACGAGCCGGGCCGTCCCCAGTAGTCCACAGCTCGAACTCTGTACAGACCTCCGACCTCCTGGTCcactacacaacacaacacaacacaacacaacacaacacaacacagtttATGTAACATGTAGTTTAAAAAAGGTGAAGTAAAttcagttttgttgctttgaaACAATTCTCACCAGGTGAGTGAACATAAGAAGTGAAAATGGTGTCTCGAGAATTAATTCTGCTGAAATCCTTCTGGTCTGAGGAGAATTCCACCTCGAACGTCTTAATGCAtctgcagacacaaagacatTCAAACTCATCAGCGAGGGAGGAAACAGTGGCTCCTGTTGTTGTGGtcacatttcatgtcatttaACAGTCATACTGAGGTTAATCTGCTGCACAACTACAGGAGCCCTGAGGGGACagtaaggagaaaaaaatctgtttttgttttgatctgtgAAGCTTTGgcagctgatttttttccccttttttcttctcaggaTTATATTTTAAGTGGTTGTTTTTGTAGTACTGGTTTCAGCCACCAGGCACCGCCACCTGCATTCATATGTTCTACTAGGcgagttttatttcatctggGCCGGGGCTTCAGGCCAAAACCGGCCCGCTGTAAGGTTCAATGTGGCTCGTCAGATGATTAATCGCTGTTTATATTTTGGGGATTTTTTATAATCTGAGCATGGCAGGAAGAGTGACACTTGAAAATCTTTCAGCTTCTGAGAAGGCACTGGTGGCGTCACCGCTGCTTTTGTTCAGGCATCCAATCAGTTATTAGATTATTTTAGCTGCCAAAACTTcccaaaaataaagaaataatcaCGTTCACCTACTTGGAGTCAACACAATGGTCCGACCACACGATCAGGACTTGTCCTTTGGTGATGCTGATGAAGCGTAATCCATTGACCTGATCACAAAGTCGGAAAAGTTTATGAACGTCTCCTCTGGAACACTTAACACTGTTGTTCACGTTGTGCTGGTACTGACCTGGTCTGGCGCTGCTTTGGGCCGAGCACACACATGGACGAGGAGGACGGAGGGCAGAGACAGTTTGGCTTTCAGAGTCAGAGTGTCTCCTGCAGGAACGTCCCACGGTCCGTCGACACGAGGCTCCTGACAAAATCACATCCGACGTGTTAATTAAAGCTGCACGGAGCAGGATGTTCAGTCCATGAACACATCTGGACTCTGAACActgtgagaggaggagataaGTAGAGCTGGGAGCATCATCTGATCTCACCTGAACGCTCCTGAGGCGTCTGAACTGTTGTGCTGTGGGGAAGTCGGGGCTGCTCATGCTCCTCCACAGCTCGTACGGGTTCGTCACGTTGTTGTCGATGTAATAAACAACATACACCAGacctggagacacacagacagattaaCAGGCAGGACTGACAGGAACCGCTCACTCGGACCTGAGAAGATTCTCTCCAGCAGCATTTTGTCAAACGTACCCTCATGTGCCGCCAGTCCTGTCAGTGACACGGTGACATCGTCGGTGTCGGTGGAGGTGCTGTTGTCGTCACTGTTGTAGACCAGCACCGCTGCCTGCCAGCTGTCTGAGCCGCCGGGTGATTTTGGTTTGTGGCTGCTGGCGAGAACTCCCAACGTGCTGCTGTTGGTTCCTGCTGAGCTCTGAACCTGAGCCAGAACCTGAGTCTCTCCTGAAAGATGAATCACACACAGGGAAAAAGATCTGTTCAGACCGGGTATCAACATCCATCCTTTTGGTTGAAAATGCCGTAAAGAGCCGGTCACCTAACAGAGCCAGCAGGCCCATGACGGTGAGGACGGGCTTCCTGATGAGCTGCACGTGAGGCGGCTGGGTGTTGTTGACCTGGAAGCGGGCGGTCAGCGTGCGCTGGGTGAACTGGTGCGGGTGGAAGCTGAGGAAGGCGTTGTCGTTGCTCAGCAGCGTGTAGTTGATGGTGCTGTTCGGGTCTGCCAGCAGGAGGTCCTGGTGCTGGTGGATCACCTGTTGGAGGGAGCAGGACAGgattatattctatttttattttaagttatattttgtttttacttgctGAGGTTTGTGACAGAATCTAGTTCAGTTGACACTTCTGTCGATCTTCACCCTCCGGCGTACAAACACGATGTCGCTCCGTCCCTCCAGCTCACCTTCACCACCATCGCAGCGTAGGTCACGTCAGCCCTCCACTCCTGAGGCCTGGACCAGCCCACCAGCGGGTCGGCCTCATCGTTGAACACCGGCAGACTCCTGAACCGGGGGAACCGCTCCTGGATCTCCTCCATGGTCTGGACCTCCTGCTGGAGGATGGGCAGGGACAAGCCTCCTCCCTGaaggacagagacaggaagtcagcttCCACAAATAATTAAAGGCACAGGATGTAGTTTCTGCTGCGACGGATCTCCCAATCAAAACAAAGCATGTAAGAAGCGTGGGATGATGGGAGATGTTGTCTTCAGTACGGAGCTCTGGAAGGGTGAAAAAAAGAGATGTACATACTTTTGCGAGATCTTGCAAAAAACACCATTCCAGATGAAAATCTATATTTTCATTCACGTTACGTTTGGTCTCCAACTCCTGGAGATCAGTGCttataataaaaatactgatGTCTGAACTTTTTCATGTCACAATTGTCAGGAATAGGTCCATCTGGACACTAAAACTCTTCACTGGAACCAAAAATAACCTCATTCTTTCTGGCAGCTGTAAGTATTTCCTTTGACAGACACAAATCTAAAACCTTAAGGCGACTCCCTGTCAGTTTGTTCTGAGTCCTGACCTTCTTGTGCAGGGCGATGTAGTCGATCCTGACCCCGGTCTCTCCAGTGAAGACGTTGGTGCCGTTGTAGCAGTGCTGCAGCATGGCCCAGCAGAACggtgagtgaggaggagagtgacAGGAGTCTCCCGGACCCCCGAACCTCAGGAGGCCGCTGGCAGCACGAAGACCCTCCGAACAGGCGTCATAGTAGTTGAGAAACCCTGAGGAGAAGTTTGTGACACCACAGAAGAGCTCATAGACAACACAGCACTGCAGGCTGGTGGTCAAGTTCAATGATGTAAAACAATCTCATTAATCTCAATAACTGCAGTTTAGTATTTTCAGGTGACAAAAGCCTTTAAACAGCTGTTCAACACAGAGTATTTCTACTtaacagtattaatgaggtcTGTACAGGAACAACAATCAACAATTGTTTATCATTTCATGTCTGTTTCAGCATAATTTAGGTTTCAAATAAGCAGAACCCCTGGTCCGGTCATTTTTAGAGATTTTGATGAAGAAATCTGTGataatatatctttaaaaacataaatcataTGACATGAAAGTGTTGTAGGATGCACAGCGGCTTCACCTTGAATTGACACGCTGACGTTATCAAAGTCGTGGTTGTTGGGTTCGTTCCACGTCTCAAAGTTCCACTGAGAAACACTTCCCAGGCCGAACTTACCTGTAATTTATAATCAATAATGATGAACGattaaacaaaatcaaacatgacatcacatcatGCAGGAGCACGGTCACACAGAGCACATTCAGTTTTAGTTTACTTATTGTTGTTGGTTATGTAAATTTATTTATGGAGATTTATACCTGAATGTTTCTGAGAAGGACAAACAGGCTGAAATTATCCAGCAATGTTTGATATTAATTagaaaatacaaatctcagCAATCAAACagatacataaatataaacttGCCTTATTTTTCTGAG encodes the following:
- the idua gene encoding alpha-L-iduronidase; this encodes MLRTSFSVLVFLLNFSDTSAASHVVRVDVQRAAGELKHFWRSTGFCPPLPHTQSHQFDLSIDQQLNLAYVGSVPHGGIQQVRIHWMLELVTAQDIGGRPQYNFTKLDQLIDLLWINGLRPGFELMGSVSNYFTDFEDKSQVIEWRNLVYLIAKRYIGKFGLGSVSQWNFETWNEPNNHDFDNVSVSIQGFLNYYDACSEGLRAASGLLRFGGPGDSCHSPPHSPFCWAMLQHCYNGTNVFTGETGVRIDYIALHKKGGGLSLPILQQEVQTMEEIQERFPRFRSLPVFNDEADPLVGWSRPQEWRADVTYAAMVVKVIHQHQDLLLADPNSTINYTLLSNDNAFLSFHPHQFTQRTLTARFQVNNTQPPHVQLIRKPVLTVMGLLALLGETQVLAQVQSSAGTNSSTLGVLASSHKPKSPGGSDSWQAAVLVYNSDDNSTSTDTDDVTVSLTGLAAHEGLVYVVYYIDNNVTNPYELWRSMSSPDFPTAQQFRRLRSVQEPRVDGPWDVPAGDTLTLKAKLSLPSVLLVHVCARPKAAPDQVNGLRFISITKGQVLIVWSDHCVDSKCIKTFEVEFSSDQKDFSRINSRDTIFTSYVHSPVDQEVGGLYRVRAVDYWGRPGSYSLPERYSEEQ